The Prochlorococcus sp. MIT 1300 genome has a window encoding:
- a CDS encoding phytoene synthase, with amino-acid sequence MTAGYSIPPSNQKAGISLDKAYEICRKETAQWAKTFYLGTMLLPPLKRKAIWAIYVWCRRTDELMDSPEALSLPIAQLSDRLDNWEERTKAIFQGQVRNELDAVMVDTIEKFPQSIKPYLDMIAGQRMDLNQTRYATFKELELYCYRVAGTVGLMTQGVMGIDPAYTTAPWSSAPDPSEAAIALGIANQLTNILRDVGEDRERGRIYIPQEDLLKFGYSEQDLMDGKLNQEWKELMAFQLQRARMWFEKSEQGVRWLSSDARWPVWTSLRLYRGILDAIEKLDYDVFNNRAYVKRWIKILDLPISYLIAQSK; translated from the coding sequence ATGACAGCTGGATACTCAATTCCCCCTAGTAATCAGAAGGCTGGAATCAGTCTTGATAAGGCCTATGAAATTTGCAGAAAAGAAACTGCCCAATGGGCAAAAACCTTTTACCTCGGCACAATGTTGTTGCCGCCTCTCAAACGGAAAGCTATCTGGGCGATCTATGTCTGGTGCAGGCGTACTGACGAGCTCATGGATAGTCCAGAAGCACTATCGCTTCCAATAGCTCAACTATCAGATCGCTTAGATAACTGGGAAGAACGGACAAAAGCAATCTTTCAAGGTCAAGTTAGGAATGAACTTGATGCTGTGATGGTTGACACAATAGAAAAATTTCCGCAATCAATCAAACCTTATCTAGACATGATTGCCGGACAGAGAATGGATCTCAATCAAACTCGTTATGCAACTTTTAAAGAGTTAGAACTTTATTGCTATCGAGTTGCAGGCACTGTTGGGCTTATGACTCAAGGAGTGATGGGTATTGATCCTGCATATACAACTGCTCCATGGAGTTCAGCCCCAGACCCTTCCGAAGCTGCAATTGCTTTGGGCATAGCCAACCAATTAACGAACATTCTCAGAGATGTTGGTGAAGACCGAGAACGAGGACGGATTTACATCCCGCAAGAAGACTTACTTAAATTTGGCTACTCTGAGCAAGATCTTATGGATGGAAAACTTAACCAAGAATGGAAAGAATTAATGGCCTTTCAGTTGCAAAGAGCAAGGATGTGGTTTGAAAAATCAGAGCAAGGCGTGCGGTGGCTTTCTTCTGATGCAAGATGGCCTGTATGGACATCTTTAAGGCTATACAGAGGCATTTTGGACGCGATAGAAAAACTTGACTATGACGTTTTTAATAACCGAGCATATGTAAAGCGTTGGATTAAAATCCTAGACCTTCCGATTTCTTATTTAATTGCTCAATCCAAATAA
- a CDS encoding DUF3172 domain-containing protein, whose product MTRPPYYRSPRGGGSDRNDPRRRGRPRGASRSSSPRSAYAPPPAPGAPSGGGGGLGGMNLNTGSLAVLAGVLVVGVGIGSLITSTTQGGQGNIASQQQLDMEVPDPEFCRLWGASAFVIDVEMYTTLNPSTSFVTQPALQPGCVIRRENWSVLKREGAITNEDERECKQRMNTFAYIGSIRDKPIVKCVYQTDLKDNKFYLKGVSEDAGAVGREAYQF is encoded by the coding sequence GTGACTCGTCCGCCTTACTACAGATCGCCGAGAGGTGGCGGAAGTGATCGTAATGATCCTCGTCGAAGAGGTAGGCCTCGAGGTGCTTCGCGTTCTTCGTCTCCAAGGTCGGCCTATGCCCCCCCACCTGCTCCTGGTGCCCCTTCAGGCGGGGGAGGCGGCCTTGGAGGCATGAACCTCAATACTGGATCACTGGCTGTATTGGCTGGGGTTTTGGTTGTAGGTGTTGGAATAGGCAGTCTGATTACAAGTACCACTCAAGGTGGCCAGGGAAATATTGCTAGCCAACAGCAGTTAGATATGGAGGTTCCTGATCCTGAATTTTGCAGATTATGGGGAGCGAGTGCTTTTGTTATTGATGTTGAGATGTATACCACCCTTAATCCATCTACTAGTTTTGTTACTCAACCAGCTTTGCAGCCTGGATGTGTAATTCGTAGAGAGAATTGGTCGGTTCTAAAAAGAGAAGGTGCGATCACTAATGAAGATGAGCGTGAATGTAAGCAAAGAATGAATACATTTGCTTACATAGGATCTATAAGAGATAAACCAATTGTGAAATGTGTTTATCAAACGGACCTCAAAGATAACAAGTTTTACTTAAAGGGTGTCTCAGAGGATGCCGGAGCAGTTGGTCGAGAAGCCTATCAATTTTAA
- a CDS encoding segregation/condensation protein A, giving the protein MQDICHDKGNQSGARLAIRLLQDAAQSGQLDPWDVDVISVIDGFLDQLRQRIEVPKKVAAQLEAHGGSYEIDLADSSEAFLAASVLVGLKAEALEIQTFPPEPVEVEFEPDYVDQAWLDPRFELPRKPENHLLRRPVAPPPLKRPVTLGELIDQLESIAEQLESDELQNRRRQRQKRYSEREAIAEVKALAHREKLPETTAALGVFLNGWEQAMHWIDFEALILNWKEVAKEDLDTDRVGVFWALLFLSSQGKVELQQDGSLYAPLRLKRLLQPGTVAQLPLETIDVPDVTPAAA; this is encoded by the coding sequence TTGCAAGATATTTGCCATGATAAAGGTAATCAATCTGGGGCTCGCTTAGCGATAAGGCTTTTGCAAGATGCAGCTCAAAGTGGGCAGCTCGATCCTTGGGATGTTGATGTTATTTCAGTGATAGATGGATTTTTGGATCAGCTTAGGCAGCGCATAGAAGTTCCAAAAAAGGTTGCAGCTCAGTTAGAGGCTCATGGAGGAAGCTATGAAATTGATTTAGCGGATAGCAGTGAGGCTTTTCTTGCGGCATCTGTTTTGGTTGGCTTGAAGGCAGAAGCTCTAGAAATACAGACATTCCCTCCTGAACCTGTGGAAGTCGAATTTGAGCCTGATTATGTTGATCAGGCTTGGTTAGACCCAAGGTTCGAATTGCCTCGTAAACCTGAGAACCATTTACTTAGACGACCTGTTGCACCTCCACCATTAAAAAGACCGGTCACCCTTGGGGAGCTTATAGATCAATTGGAATCGATTGCAGAGCAGCTTGAATCAGATGAGTTGCAAAATCGACGTCGCCAAAGACAAAAGCGATACAGTGAACGTGAGGCTATCGCAGAAGTCAAGGCTCTTGCCCATAGAGAAAAACTGCCAGAAACTACTGCAGCACTAGGGGTTTTCCTCAATGGTTGGGAGCAGGCTATGCATTGGATTGACTTTGAGGCTTTGATCTTGAATTGGAAGGAGGTCGCCAAGGAAGATCTAGACACTGATCGAGTGGGTGTTTTTTGGGCATTATTGTTTCTTTCTTCTCAAGGCAAAGTAGAACTTCAACAAGACGGATCTTTGTATGCCCCTCTAAGGTTAAAACGCTTACTGCAACCAGGAACAGTTGCCCAACTTCCACTCGAGACAATAGACGTGCCAGATGTCACGCCGGCCGCGGCTTAG
- a CDS encoding NDP-sugar synthase — protein sequence MKAMILAAGKGTRVQPITHVIPKPMIPILQKPVMEFLLELLKEHNFKEVMVNVSHLAEEIENYFRDGQRFGVEIAYSFEGRIEEGELIGDALGSAGGLKKIQDFQQFFDDTFVVLCGDALIDLDLTEAVRRHKSKGAMASLITKRVPKEQVSSYGVVVTDDQDRVKAFQEKPSVDVALSDTINTGIYLFEPEVFEHIPSNKPFDIGSDLFPKLVEMGAPFYALPMDFEWVDIGKVPDYWQAIRSVLLGEVRQVSVPGKEIRPGIYTGLNVAANWDKIHVEGPIYVGGMTRIEDGATIIGPSMIGPSCCICEGATIDNSIIFDYSRIGAGVQLVEKLVFGRYCVGKNGNHFDLQEAALDWLITDARRQDLVEPSPQQKAMAELLGTDITSAAS from the coding sequence ATGAAGGCGATGATCCTGGCGGCAGGCAAAGGAACTCGTGTCCAGCCGATCACTCATGTGATCCCCAAACCGATGATTCCAATTTTGCAGAAACCCGTCATGGAGTTTCTTTTGGAATTGTTAAAGGAGCACAATTTCAAAGAAGTTATGGTGAATGTGTCTCACCTGGCTGAAGAAATAGAGAATTATTTTAGGGATGGACAGCGTTTTGGAGTAGAGATTGCGTATAGTTTTGAGGGTCGTATAGAAGAAGGGGAGCTTATTGGCGATGCTCTGGGATCGGCAGGTGGTCTAAAAAAGATTCAAGACTTTCAGCAATTTTTTGATGATACTTTTGTAGTGTTGTGTGGTGATGCATTAATTGATTTAGATCTCACGGAAGCAGTAAGGAGACATAAATCCAAAGGCGCTATGGCGAGTTTGATAACTAAAAGAGTCCCTAAAGAGCAAGTTAGTAGTTATGGTGTTGTTGTTACTGATGATCAAGACCGTGTAAAGGCTTTTCAGGAAAAACCGTCTGTTGATGTTGCTTTAAGCGACACTATTAATACTGGTATATATCTATTCGAACCTGAAGTATTTGAGCATATACCATCAAACAAGCCTTTCGATATTGGTTCTGATCTATTCCCAAAATTGGTAGAGATGGGAGCCCCTTTTTATGCCCTTCCCATGGATTTTGAATGGGTTGATATCGGTAAAGTGCCTGATTATTGGCAAGCTATACGGAGTGTTTTGCTAGGCGAAGTAAGGCAGGTGAGTGTTCCGGGTAAAGAAATTAGGCCAGGGATTTATACCGGATTAAATGTTGCTGCAAATTGGGATAAGATTCATGTTGAGGGCCCTATTTATGTGGGAGGCATGACTCGAATAGAGGATGGGGCTACTATTATTGGGCCATCGATGATTGGACCTAGTTGTTGTATATGTGAGGGCGCAACAATAGATAACTCGATCATATTTGATTATTCTAGGATTGGAGCTGGTGTTCAGTTGGTTGAGAAGTTGGTCTTTGGAAGATATTGTGTAGGAAAGAATGGAAATCATTTTGATCTTCAAGAGGCAGCTTTGGATTGGCTAATTACTGATGCAAGACGTCAGGATTTAGTAGAACCTTCTCCTCAGCAAAAAGCTATGGCTGAATTGCTTGGGACTGATATTACTTCTGCTGCAAGTTAA
- a CDS encoding NAD(P)H-quinone oxidoreductase subunit M, with product MTETQLKCTTRHVRLFTAIVDGDNLIPDGDHLTLDLDPDNEFLWPDEVVAKVNLRFKELVASQAGKELSDYNLRKIGSELEGTIRHLLQAGEIKYNPDCRVLNFSMGLPRKSELL from the coding sequence ATGACCGAGACGCAGCTGAAGTGCACGACAAGGCACGTAAGACTTTTCACCGCAATTGTGGATGGTGACAATTTGATTCCAGATGGGGATCACCTCACTCTTGATCTAGACCCTGATAATGAGTTCCTTTGGCCTGATGAAGTGGTTGCCAAAGTAAATCTGCGATTTAAAGAATTGGTTGCTTCGCAGGCAGGGAAAGAATTGAGCGATTACAACCTTCGTAAGATTGGCTCAGAGCTAGAGGGCACTATTCGTCATTTGTTGCAAGCAGGAGAAATTAAGTACAACCCAGATTGTCGTGTACTTAATTTCTCTATGGGCCTTCCCCGTAAATCGGAATTGTTGTGA
- a CDS encoding NnrU family protein: protein MFLLLVLFAVIHSGGAALRPWAEELVGPRLWRIIFAIVSIPLAAILIGYFLVHRYDGARLWNVQGLTGMVPLVWFLTAVSFFFLYPATYNLLEIPAVVKPQQRLYSKGIIRVTRHPQAVGQILWCLTHQLWIGSSFMLVTSLGLIGHHVFAIWHGDKRLKRKFGPAFEVLKEETSVVPFLAVIDKRQKLIVQEFLRPSQLGIALAVGLFWWSHRFISLGSEAFLSSWLGELLG, encoded by the coding sequence ATGTTTTTGCTGCTCGTTTTATTTGCTGTAATTCATAGTGGCGGTGCCGCGTTGAGACCTTGGGCTGAAGAGCTAGTTGGGCCAAGGCTTTGGAGAATTATTTTTGCGATAGTGAGTATTCCACTTGCTGCAATACTTATTGGATATTTTCTTGTACATCGCTATGACGGCGCACGCCTATGGAATGTTCAAGGCCTGACCGGGATGGTGCCTTTGGTTTGGTTCTTAACAGCAGTGAGTTTCTTTTTCTTATATCCCGCTACTTACAACCTTTTAGAAATCCCTGCTGTGGTGAAACCACAACAAAGGCTTTATTCAAAAGGAATAATTCGTGTAACTCGTCATCCGCAGGCTGTGGGCCAAATTCTTTGGTGTTTAACGCATCAACTTTGGATTGGCAGTAGCTTCATGCTTGTAACTTCTTTGGGGTTGATTGGTCATCATGTTTTTGCGATTTGGCATGGGGATAAAAGACTAAAGCGTAAGTTTGGACCAGCCTTTGAGGTGTTGAAGGAGGAAACTTCTGTCGTTCCTTTTCTTGCAGTTATTGATAAAAGACAAAAGTTGATTGTCCAAGAATTCTTAAGACCTTCCCAGCTAGGAATTGCCCTAGCTGTCGGCTTGTTTTGGTGGTCGCATCGCTTCATATCGTTAGGTAGCGAAGCGTTTCTCTCTTCTTGGCTAGGGGAATTGCTCGGCTGA
- a CDS encoding LysR family transcriptional regulator, whose product MAELPFTLDQLRILRAIAHEGSFKKAADSLYVTQPAVSLQIQNLEKQLEVSLFDRGGRKAQLTEAGQLLLNYCDRILSQCQEACRALEDLNNLKGGSLVIGASQTTGTYLMPRMIGAFRQKYPEVSVQLQVHSTRRTGWSVANGQIDLAIIGGELPPELKEILEIIPYTTDELALVLPTKHPMNRHKELTKEDLYRLGFLSLDAQSTTRKVVDKLLTNSGLEVQRLRIEMELNSLEAIKNAVQSGLGAAFLPVVSIEREILAGTIYKPIVTDLNVSRQLKLIRHPARYCSRAAEAFRNDILPSFADMKSPIRTEPITKD is encoded by the coding sequence ATGGCTGAGCTGCCGTTCACTCTGGACCAGCTAAGAATCCTTCGGGCAATAGCACACGAAGGCAGCTTCAAAAAAGCTGCTGACAGTCTGTATGTAACCCAACCTGCGGTAAGTCTCCAAATTCAAAACCTTGAAAAGCAACTAGAGGTTTCTTTATTTGACCGAGGAGGCCGAAAAGCTCAACTCACCGAAGCAGGGCAACTACTACTGAATTATTGCGACCGAATACTTAGTCAATGCCAAGAGGCCTGCAGAGCACTTGAGGATCTGAACAATCTCAAAGGTGGTTCATTAGTTATAGGCGCTAGTCAAACCACAGGAACCTATCTAATGCCTCGAATGATTGGGGCGTTTCGACAAAAATACCCAGAAGTTTCTGTTCAACTCCAGGTACACAGCACACGTCGCACAGGCTGGAGTGTGGCCAATGGCCAAATCGACTTAGCAATTATTGGCGGAGAGTTGCCTCCCGAACTCAAAGAAATCCTAGAAATCATCCCTTACACAACTGATGAACTTGCCCTAGTGCTACCAACCAAACATCCAATGAATAGACATAAGGAACTTACAAAAGAAGACTTGTATCGCCTGGGCTTTCTCAGTCTCGATGCGCAATCAACAACAAGAAAGGTTGTCGACAAACTTTTAACTAACTCAGGCTTAGAGGTTCAACGACTAAGAATCGAAATGGAACTAAATTCTTTAGAGGCAATTAAAAATGCTGTTCAATCAGGTCTAGGCGCGGCTTTTCTCCCAGTAGTATCAATCGAAAGAGAAATTCTGGCTGGAACCATTTATAAGCCAATTGTGACTGATCTTAATGTAAGCCGCCAACTAAAATTGATTAGACATCCTGCAAGGTATTGCTCACGTGCAGCAGAAGCCTTTAGGAATGATATTCTTCCATCTTTTGCCGACATGAAAAGCCCAATAAGGACAGAACCTATTACTAAAGATTAA
- a CDS encoding NAD(P)H-quinone oxidoreductase subunit 4 has product MIAGFPWLSLSILFPIAGAFVVPFIPDRGEGKQVRWFALVIALITFLITVGAYLNGYDPQLEGLQLAERVDWLPGLGLAWAVGADGLSMPLILLTSFITALAVLAAWPVTFKPKLFFFLMLAMDGGQIAVFAVQDMLLFFLAWELELLPVYLLLAIWGGKKRQYAATKFIIYTAGSSLFILLVALAMGFFGGETPNFEYTHLAQQSFGGGFQLLCYSGLLIAFGVKLPIVPLHTWLPDAHGEATAPVHMLLAGILLKMGGYALLRFNAQLLPEAHAQFAPLLIILGVVNIIYAALTSFAQRNLKRKIAYSSISHMGFVLIGIGSFSTLGTSGAMLQMISHGLIGASLFFLVGATYDRTHTLQLDEMGGVGQKMRIMFALWTVCALASLALPGMSGFVSELMVFAGLVTDEAYTLPFRVVIASLAAVGVILTPIYLLSMLREIFFGKENNELVAQTSLVDAEPREVYIIACLLVPIIGIGLYPRLMTDSYSASIEALVSRDVVAMERVTRAKPKNVGNSAITSATVLTPLIKEQASNIT; this is encoded by the coding sequence ATGATTGCAGGTTTTCCCTGGCTGAGTCTGTCTATTTTGTTTCCCATTGCGGGTGCATTTGTGGTGCCTTTTATCCCTGATAGAGGGGAGGGGAAACAAGTCAGGTGGTTTGCATTGGTAATAGCACTCATTACTTTCCTTATTACTGTTGGTGCTTACCTAAATGGATACGACCCCCAGCTAGAAGGTCTTCAGCTGGCTGAGCGGGTTGATTGGCTGCCAGGCCTTGGATTGGCGTGGGCTGTTGGGGCCGATGGACTTTCTATGCCTCTGATATTGCTAACTAGTTTTATAACTGCTCTAGCAGTTTTGGCTGCTTGGCCAGTCACATTTAAGCCGAAACTGTTCTTCTTTTTGATGTTAGCTATGGACGGAGGTCAAATAGCTGTTTTTGCCGTTCAGGACATGTTGTTGTTCTTTTTAGCTTGGGAACTTGAGCTTTTACCTGTATACCTACTTTTGGCAATTTGGGGAGGCAAGAAGCGTCAATACGCTGCAACAAAATTCATTATATATACAGCTGGAAGTTCATTATTTATCTTATTAGTTGCACTTGCGATGGGGTTCTTTGGTGGAGAAACACCAAATTTTGAGTACACACATCTGGCCCAACAAAGTTTTGGCGGAGGATTTCAACTTCTTTGTTATAGCGGCTTATTAATTGCCTTTGGTGTCAAACTTCCCATAGTTCCTTTGCATACTTGGCTGCCAGATGCTCACGGAGAGGCTACCGCTCCTGTCCATATGCTATTGGCAGGAATACTGTTGAAAATGGGGGGTTATGCACTTTTGCGATTCAATGCGCAGCTTTTGCCAGAGGCTCATGCTCAGTTCGCACCTTTGCTCATTATTCTTGGTGTAGTTAATATTATTTATGCTGCTTTAACTTCCTTTGCACAAAGAAACTTAAAGCGTAAGATTGCATATAGTTCAATAAGTCATATGGGATTTGTTTTAATTGGAATTGGAAGCTTTAGTACCCTTGGCACTAGTGGGGCAATGCTCCAAATGATTAGTCACGGTCTAATTGGGGCCAGCCTTTTCTTTCTTGTAGGAGCGACATATGACAGGACACATACTTTGCAATTGGATGAGATGGGAGGTGTAGGGCAAAAAATGAGAATCATGTTTGCTCTCTGGACTGTTTGTGCACTAGCTTCATTGGCATTGCCTGGCATGAGTGGCTTTGTATCAGAGCTAATGGTTTTTGCGGGTCTTGTAACTGACGAAGCTTATACATTGCCTTTTAGAGTTGTAATTGCTTCTTTGGCTGCAGTAGGGGTAATCCTCACTCCAATTTATCTATTATCTATGCTTAGAGAAATATTTTTTGGCAAGGAAAATAATGAACTTGTTGCTCAGACTAGTCTTGTCGATGCTGAACCAAGGGAGGTTTATATAATTGCCTGTTTGTTGGTTCCAATTATTGGTATTGGACTATACCCACGTCTTATGACAGATAGTTATAGCGCTTCTATTGAAGCACTTGTATCTAGGGACGTTGTGGCTATGGAAAGAGTTACTCGAGCAAAGCCAAAAAATGTTGGCAATTCTGCAATCACTTCAGCAACTGTTTTAACCCCTTTAATTAAAGAGCAAGCTTCTAACATCACTTAG
- a CDS encoding NAD(P)H-quinone oxidoreductase subunit 5 has product MPSAVDIAWLIPVLPLLGAVATGLGLISFNRTINRLRKPVAWILLTCVGASAVLSYAVLFEQLAGTPSIERLFVWASAGSFVLPMGYVVDPLGSVMLALVTTIALLVMLYSHGYMAHDKSYVRFFTYLALFTSSMLGLIVSPNLLEIYVFWELVGMCSYLLVGFWYDREGAAHAAQKAFIVNRVGDFGLLLGILGLFWATGSFDFQGIADGLSAALSDGTVPLWAALVLCLLVFMGPMAKSAQFPLHVWLPDAMEGPTPISALIHAATMVAAGVFLVARLQPIYSQFPLVGFVIALVGTITCFLGASIALTQMDLKKGLAYSTVSQLGYMMLAMGCGAPIAGMFHLVTHAFFKAMLFLGSGSVIHAMEDVVGHEPVLAQDMRLMGGLRQKMPITATTFFIGCVAISGIPPLAGFWSKDEILGQAFNSFPLLWVVGWLTAGMTAFYMFRLYFLTFEGDFRGEEKELQKHLLLAAGKELEDEHVHEGHIQGVLHESPWSMTIPLAVLAVPSVLIGLLGIPWNSRFGALLDPNEALEMAENFSWGEFLPLAILSVAISVAGITLAVFAYALKRIDLGELCAARFPQVNRFLSKKWYLDEINEKLFVQGSRRLAKEVLEVDAKVVDGVVNLTGLLTLGSGEGLKYFETGRAQFYALIVFGGVVALVVLFGALGTPVA; this is encoded by the coding sequence ATGCCCTCTGCAGTTGACATCGCCTGGTTAATTCCTGTTCTTCCTCTCCTTGGGGCAGTGGCTACAGGCCTTGGATTGATAAGTTTCAATAGGACTATCAATAGGCTTCGGAAGCCTGTTGCATGGATTCTCCTGACCTGTGTGGGTGCTTCTGCAGTATTGAGTTATGCGGTTCTTTTTGAGCAGCTTGCTGGTACCCCTTCTATAGAGCGATTGTTTGTTTGGGCTAGTGCAGGAAGCTTTGTTTTGCCAATGGGCTATGTGGTGGATCCTTTGGGTTCAGTGATGTTGGCTTTGGTAACGACCATTGCCTTATTAGTGATGCTTTATTCACATGGCTATATGGCCCACGACAAAAGCTATGTGCGTTTTTTTACATATTTGGCTTTATTCACCAGTTCGATGCTGGGCCTGATAGTTAGCCCAAACCTTCTTGAGATATATGTTTTTTGGGAGCTTGTAGGAATGTGCTCCTATCTACTCGTTGGATTTTGGTATGACCGTGAAGGAGCTGCCCATGCTGCCCAGAAGGCTTTCATTGTTAATCGAGTAGGTGACTTTGGCCTCCTCTTGGGAATCCTTGGATTGTTCTGGGCTACTGGAAGCTTTGATTTTCAGGGAATTGCTGACGGGCTTTCGGCGGCGTTAAGTGACGGGACAGTGCCGCTTTGGGCAGCTTTGGTTTTATGCCTCTTGGTATTTATGGGCCCCATGGCAAAATCTGCACAATTTCCATTGCATGTTTGGCTTCCAGATGCAATGGAAGGCCCAACTCCTATTTCGGCTCTTATTCATGCGGCAACAATGGTCGCTGCTGGAGTTTTCCTAGTTGCTCGTTTGCAGCCTATATATTCACAATTTCCATTAGTTGGTTTTGTCATTGCATTAGTAGGAACTATTACCTGTTTTTTGGGTGCTTCTATTGCTCTGACACAAATGGACTTGAAGAAGGGGCTTGCTTACAGCACTGTTTCCCAGCTTGGGTACATGATGCTCGCTATGGGATGTGGTGCGCCTATAGCAGGCATGTTCCACTTGGTAACCCATGCTTTCTTTAAGGCAATGCTTTTTCTTGGCTCAGGGTCGGTCATCCATGCGATGGAAGACGTTGTTGGTCATGAACCTGTTCTCGCTCAAGATATGCGATTGATGGGTGGTCTTCGCCAGAAGATGCCTATAACAGCCACTACGTTTTTCATTGGTTGTGTCGCTATCAGTGGAATACCTCCTCTTGCTGGTTTTTGGAGTAAGGATGAAATCCTTGGTCAGGCTTTTAATTCTTTCCCTTTGTTATGGGTTGTTGGTTGGTTGACTGCTGGTATGACTGCTTTCTATATGTTTAGACTTTATTTTCTAACTTTTGAAGGCGATTTTAGAGGAGAAGAAAAAGAACTACAGAAACATTTGCTTTTGGCTGCTGGGAAAGAGCTTGAGGATGAGCATGTGCATGAGGGCCATATTCAGGGTGTCTTGCATGAATCTCCTTGGTCAATGACGATTCCTTTAGCTGTATTAGCTGTACCTTCAGTATTGATAGGTTTGCTTGGAATCCCTTGGAATAGCAGATTTGGGGCACTTTTGGATCCTAATGAGGCTTTAGAAATGGCAGAAAATTTCAGCTGGGGAGAATTCCTTCCGCTTGCCATTTTGTCTGTAGCAATTTCTGTTGCAGGTATTACTTTGGCTGTATTTGCTTATGCACTCAAAAGAATTGATTTAGGAGAGCTTTGTGCGGCTCGTTTCCCTCAAGTGAATCGATTCTTGTCTAAAAAGTGGTATCTCGATGAGATTAATGAAAAGCTTTTTGTTCAAGGGAGTCGCAGGCTTGCTAAGGAGGTCCTTGAAGTTGATGCAAAGGTTGTAGATGGTGTGGTGAATCTTACTGGGCTGTTAACTCTTGGGAGTGGGGAAGGACTTAAGTACTTCGAAACAGGGCGTGCTCAGTTTTATGCATTGATAGTTTTTGGGGGAGTTGTTGCATTGGTAGTCCTTTTTGGTGCTCTAGGAACCCCAGTTGCATGA
- the pds gene encoding 15-cis-phytoene desaturase — translation MRVAIAGAGLAGLSCAKYLADAGHTPVVYEARDVLGGKVAAWKDKDGDWYETGLHIFFGAYPNMLQLFKELEIEERLQWKSHSMIFNQPEEPGTYSRFDFPDLPAPLNGVAAILSNNDMLSWPEKISFGIGLVPAMLRGQEYVEESDKQSWTEWLRSHNIPERVNDEVFIAMSKALNFINPDEISSTVLLTALNRFLQEKNGSKMAFLDGAPPERLCQPIVEHIQNLGGEVHLDRPLRKINLSENGDVASFSIGSTKGGDSMEVKADAYVSALPVDLFKLLIPSQWQEMDIFKKLEGLKGVPVINIHLWFDRKLTDIDHLLFSRSPLLSVYADMSITCKEYEDPDRSMLELVFAPAKDWIGRSDEEIIEATMGELKKLFPKHFSGNDQAKLRKYKVVKTPLSVYKAVPGCQKFRPAQKTPIDNFFLTGDYTMQRYLASMEGAVLSGKLCAKEVNHMTISKEQNHLKNETSQDAT, via the coding sequence ATGCGAGTTGCCATAGCTGGAGCCGGTTTAGCCGGTCTATCCTGCGCGAAATACCTAGCCGATGCAGGTCATACCCCTGTCGTGTATGAAGCTCGCGACGTTTTAGGAGGCAAGGTTGCAGCCTGGAAAGATAAAGACGGGGACTGGTACGAAACGGGATTACACATCTTTTTTGGGGCATACCCAAACATGCTGCAGCTCTTCAAAGAATTAGAAATCGAAGAACGGCTCCAATGGAAAAGCCACTCAATGATTTTCAACCAACCAGAAGAACCAGGAACATATAGCCGTTTTGACTTTCCAGACCTACCTGCACCATTAAATGGAGTAGCAGCAATCCTGAGCAATAATGACATGCTTAGCTGGCCAGAAAAAATCTCATTTGGAATTGGCTTAGTTCCTGCAATGCTCCGTGGACAAGAATATGTTGAAGAAAGTGATAAGCAATCCTGGACAGAATGGCTCCGCTCACACAATATCCCTGAGCGCGTAAATGATGAAGTTTTTATTGCCATGAGTAAAGCCCTAAATTTCATAAACCCAGATGAAATATCATCCACAGTCTTACTAACAGCACTGAATAGATTCCTTCAAGAAAAGAATGGATCTAAGATGGCCTTCTTGGATGGAGCCCCTCCAGAACGATTATGCCAACCAATTGTCGAGCATATCCAAAACCTTGGTGGCGAGGTTCACCTAGATAGGCCTTTGCGCAAGATAAATCTTAGTGAAAATGGAGATGTAGCAAGCTTCAGCATAGGAAGTACAAAAGGCGGGGATTCCATGGAAGTCAAGGCGGATGCCTACGTAAGTGCCCTTCCAGTTGATTTATTCAAATTATTAATTCCTTCCCAATGGCAAGAAATGGATATCTTTAAAAAACTTGAGGGACTTAAAGGAGTTCCTGTTATCAACATACACCTTTGGTTCGACAGAAAACTAACAGATATTGACCACTTACTTTTTAGTCGCTCCCCATTACTAAGCGTCTATGCAGATATGAGTATAACTTGTAAAGAATATGAAGACCCCGATCGTTCAATGCTGGAACTTGTTTTTGCTCCAGCGAAGGATTGGATTGGTCGTAGCGACGAAGAAATTATTGAAGCAACTATGGGAGAATTAAAGAAGCTTTTCCCGAAACATTTTTCAGGGAATGATCAAGCAAAGCTAAGAAAATACAAGGTTGTGAAGACACCTCTGTCAGTTTACAAAGCAGTTCCAGGATGCCAGAAGTTTCGCCCAGCCCAAAAAACACCTATAGACAATTTTTTCCTCACAGGAGACTACACAATGCAACGTTATCTAGCGTCAATGGAAGGCGCAGTCTTAAGTGGGAAATTATGCGCAAAAGAGGTAAATCACATGACTATTTCTAAAGAGCAAAACCACTTAAAAAACGAGACTTCTCAAGATGCGACATGA